A stretch of Crossiella cryophila DNA encodes these proteins:
- a CDS encoding HRDC domain-containing protein, with amino-acid sequence MDVGRTAVNDSGEQPELTLLTTPSGGVPDVINTVDGVRRAAAMLAAGTGPFAVDTERASGYRYSQRAYLVQIRREGAGTVLIDPVAVNGRVEALAEVLNPAEWVLHAASQDLPCLHELGLGPETLFDTELAGRLAGFERVALGALVERQLGFRLEKGHGAADWSRRPLPADWLAYAALDVELLLELRASLEAELISQNKLAWGLEEFEAVRTAAPPPPRAEPWRRTSGIHRLRSPRQYAAVRSLWQARNTIAQQRDIAPGRVLPDSAIVEAALHDPTGHAELLSLPVFRGRAQRRMADVWSGALLEARELPKSDLPDPSPQHDGPPPPNRWAERDPAAAARLVAARGALTTLAEQLRMPVENLAQPDLVRRLCWQPPAEIDLGSVRAALAAGGARNWQVEQVGELLAAALLAQPKATEKAAEKD; translated from the coding sequence GTGGATGTAGGCCGAACCGCTGTCAACGACTCGGGTGAGCAACCGGAACTGACGTTGCTCACCACCCCCTCCGGTGGCGTTCCTGATGTCATCAACACTGTTGATGGTGTCAGGCGGGCCGCCGCGATGCTGGCCGCCGGTACGGGGCCATTCGCGGTGGACACCGAACGTGCTTCCGGATACCGGTACTCGCAGCGGGCCTACCTGGTGCAGATCCGCCGCGAGGGCGCCGGCACGGTGCTGATCGACCCGGTCGCGGTCAATGGCCGGGTGGAAGCGCTGGCCGAGGTGCTCAACCCCGCTGAGTGGGTGCTGCACGCGGCCAGTCAGGACCTGCCGTGCCTGCACGAACTCGGCCTGGGTCCGGAGACCCTGTTCGACACCGAGCTGGCCGGCCGGCTGGCCGGGTTCGAGCGGGTGGCTCTCGGCGCCCTGGTCGAACGCCAGCTGGGCTTCCGGCTGGAGAAGGGCCACGGCGCCGCCGACTGGTCCCGCAGGCCGTTGCCCGCGGACTGGCTGGCCTACGCCGCCCTGGACGTCGAACTGCTGCTGGAGCTGCGCGCCTCCCTGGAGGCCGAGCTGATCAGCCAGAACAAACTGGCCTGGGGCCTGGAGGAGTTCGAGGCGGTCCGCACCGCCGCTCCCCCGCCCCCGCGCGCCGAACCGTGGCGCCGCACCTCCGGCATCCACCGCCTGCGCAGCCCGCGCCAGTACGCCGCGGTCCGCTCACTCTGGCAGGCCCGCAACACCATCGCCCAGCAACGCGACATCGCCCCCGGCCGCGTCCTGCCGGACTCCGCCATCGTCGAGGCCGCCCTGCACGACCCCACCGGCCACGCCGAGTTGCTGTCCCTGCCGGTCTTCCGCGGCCGGGCCCAGCGCCGGATGGCCGACGTCTGGTCCGGCGCCCTGCTCGAGGCCCGCGAACTCCCCAAGTCCGACCTCCCGGACCCCTCGCCCCAGCACGACGGCCCCCCGCCGCCCAACCGCTGGGCCGAACGCGACCCCGCCGCCGCGGCCCGCCTGGTGGCGGCGCGCGGCGCGCTGACGACGCTGGCCGAGCAACTCCGGATGCCGGTGGAGAACCTGGCCCAGCCGGACCTGGTGCGCCGGCTGTGCTGGCAGCCGCCTGCCGAGATCGACCTTGGGTCGGTGCGGGCGGCGCTGGCGGCTGGTGGGGCCCGGAACTGGCAGGTGGAGCAGGTGGGTGAGCTGCTGGCGGCGGCCTTGCTGGCGCAGCCGAAGGCTACGGAGAAGGCGGCGGAGAAGGACTGA
- a CDS encoding NAD(P)H-binding protein, with protein MSKQTILVQAGTGKTGKRVARLLREQGHTVRIASRSGEPRFDWAEESTWGPALAGVDAVYVVPLDATGDEHEQLTRFVATATAAGVRRLVMLSARDIDTFAAVNSLVAERAVRESGVAWTILRPGWFNQNFDEDYFDAAVRAGEVLLATGDGLEPFIDAEDIAEVAVAAFTQDGHDGQIYDLSGAELLSFPQAVGIIAAELGREIRVVDLEPAAYAGQMAGQGMPLEFAELIARLYQRIREGKEAHLSDGVQRVLGREPRTFAAYVKNAVAAGAWN; from the coding sequence ATGAGCAAACAGACGATCTTGGTGCAGGCAGGGACCGGCAAGACCGGCAAGCGGGTGGCCCGGCTGCTGCGCGAGCAGGGCCACACCGTGCGGATCGCCTCCCGCTCGGGCGAGCCCCGGTTCGACTGGGCGGAGGAGTCCACCTGGGGACCGGCGCTGGCCGGGGTGGACGCGGTGTACGTGGTGCCGCTGGACGCCACCGGCGACGAGCACGAGCAGCTGACCCGGTTCGTGGCCACGGCCACCGCCGCCGGGGTGCGCAGGCTGGTGATGCTCTCCGCCCGCGACATCGACACCTTCGCGGCGGTGAACTCCCTGGTCGCCGAGCGCGCGGTGCGGGAGAGCGGGGTGGCCTGGACCATCCTGCGGCCGGGCTGGTTCAACCAGAACTTTGACGAGGACTACTTCGACGCGGCGGTGCGGGCCGGTGAGGTGCTGCTGGCCACCGGGGACGGCCTGGAGCCGTTCATCGACGCCGAGGACATCGCCGAGGTCGCGGTGGCCGCGTTCACCCAGGACGGCCACGACGGGCAGATCTACGACCTCTCCGGCGCGGAGCTGCTGAGCTTCCCGCAGGCGGTGGGGATCATCGCGGCCGAGCTGGGCCGGGAGATCCGGGTGGTCGACCTGGAGCCTGCCGCCTACGCCGGGCAGATGGCCGGGCAGGGCATGCCGCTGGAGTTCGCCGAGCTGATCGCCCGGCTGTACCAGCGGATCCGGGAGGGCAAGGAGGCCCACCTCTCCGACGGCGTGCAGCGGGTGCTGGGCCGGGAGCCGCGCACCTTCGCCGCCTACGTCAAGAACGCGGTCGCGGCCGGCGCCTGGAACTGA
- a CDS encoding 3-hydroxyacyl-CoA dehydrogenase NAD-binding domain-containing protein, which yields MSTFTLEEAKTLFPDEVVTHAVTRLLRVPGLDKPVALITLDNGHDHTRPSTFGPQGLLSLDAAFTAATAAEPAAIAVTGKPFIFAVGADLSAVEKATSRDQAVAIGQLGHDVFRRFTDSAIPTFAFVNGAVMGGGLELALSCHYRTLSSNTAALALPEVFLGLFPGWGGTQLLPNLIGANDAVTVIFENALNQNRMLKPKQAAGLGIVDVVFESADYLEQSLVWLTKVLGGEITPPRKEIDRGEGWDQAVARAKAIVHGKTKGAAPGALKALELLELARENDLTKGYAAETQALADVVMSDELRAGLYSFNLVQKRAKRPAGAPDRKLARPVTKVGIVGAGLMASQMALLFARRLKVPVVLTDIDQARVDKGVGYVHGEIDKLLGKKRVSPDEANRLKALVSGSLDKAAFADADFVIEAVFEELSVKQQVFAEVEEHVSAECVLATNTSSLSITDMASKLAHPERVVGFHFFNPVAVMPLLEIVRAEQTDDATLATAFAVGKELKKSSVLVKDAPAFVVNRLLTRFMGEVINSVDEGTSFEVADQATDPLGLPMTPMILLQLVGSAVALHVSETMHHAFPDRFTVSSNMKKFVAAGKAAVWQWDAQGKQSVDPEVTALWEFGDKPLTGDEVKNRALEALAQEIRIMLDEGVVAEAQDIDLCMILGAGWPFWLGGITPYLDRTGISEKVTGKRFLAPGVASVPTA from the coding sequence GTGAGCACCTTCACCCTTGAGGAAGCCAAAACCCTCTTCCCCGACGAGGTCGTGACCCACGCGGTCACCCGCCTGCTGCGCGTGCCCGGCCTGGACAAGCCGGTCGCGCTGATCACCCTGGACAACGGGCACGACCACACCCGCCCGTCCACCTTCGGCCCGCAGGGCCTGCTCAGCCTGGACGCCGCCTTCACCGCGGCCACCGCGGCCGAGCCCGCGGCCATCGCGGTCACCGGCAAGCCGTTCATCTTCGCCGTCGGCGCCGACCTGTCCGCGGTGGAGAAGGCCACCTCCCGGGACCAGGCCGTGGCGATCGGCCAGCTCGGCCACGACGTGTTCCGCCGCTTCACCGACTCGGCGATCCCCACCTTCGCCTTCGTCAACGGCGCGGTCATGGGCGGCGGCCTGGAACTGGCACTGTCCTGCCACTACCGCACGCTGTCGAGCAACACCGCGGCGCTGGCGCTGCCCGAGGTCTTCCTCGGCCTGTTCCCCGGCTGGGGCGGCACCCAGCTGCTGCCGAACCTGATCGGCGCGAACGACGCGGTCACCGTGATCTTCGAGAACGCGCTGAACCAGAACCGGATGCTCAAGCCCAAGCAGGCCGCCGGACTGGGCATCGTGGACGTGGTCTTCGAGTCCGCGGACTACCTGGAGCAGTCGCTGGTCTGGCTGACCAAGGTGCTCGGCGGCGAGATCACCCCGCCGCGCAAGGAGATCGACCGCGGCGAGGGCTGGGACCAGGCCGTTGCTCGGGCCAAGGCCATCGTGCACGGCAAGACCAAGGGCGCCGCCCCCGGTGCGCTCAAGGCCCTTGAGCTGCTGGAACTGGCCCGCGAGAACGACCTGACCAAGGGCTACGCGGCCGAGACCCAGGCCCTGGCCGACGTCGTGATGAGCGATGAGCTGCGGGCCGGGCTGTACTCGTTCAACCTGGTGCAGAAGCGGGCCAAGCGCCCGGCTGGCGCGCCGGACCGCAAGCTGGCCCGCCCGGTGACCAAGGTCGGCATCGTCGGCGCCGGCCTGATGGCCAGCCAGATGGCGCTGCTGTTCGCCCGTCGGCTCAAGGTGCCGGTGGTGCTCACCGACATCGACCAGGCCCGGGTGGACAAGGGCGTCGGCTACGTGCACGGCGAGATCGACAAGCTGCTCGGCAAGAAGCGGGTCTCCCCCGACGAGGCCAACCGGCTCAAGGCGCTGGTCTCCGGCTCGCTGGACAAGGCCGCCTTCGCCGACGCCGACTTCGTCATCGAGGCCGTCTTCGAGGAGCTGTCGGTCAAGCAGCAGGTCTTCGCCGAGGTGGAGGAGCACGTCTCCGCCGAGTGCGTGCTGGCCACCAACACCTCCTCGCTGTCCATCACCGACATGGCCAGCAAGCTGGCGCACCCGGAGCGGGTCGTCGGCTTCCACTTCTTCAACCCGGTCGCGGTCATGCCGCTGCTGGAGATCGTGCGCGCCGAGCAGACCGACGACGCCACCCTGGCCACCGCCTTCGCGGTCGGCAAGGAGCTGAAGAAGTCCAGCGTGCTGGTCAAGGACGCCCCGGCGTTCGTGGTCAACCGGCTGCTCACCCGGTTCATGGGCGAGGTCATCAACTCCGTGGACGAGGGCACCTCCTTCGAGGTCGCCGACCAGGCCACCGACCCGCTCGGCCTGCCGATGACCCCGATGATCCTGCTGCAGCTGGTGGGTTCCGCGGTCGCGCTGCACGTCTCGGAGACCATGCACCACGCGTTCCCGGACCGGTTCACCGTCAGCTCGAACATGAAGAAGTTCGTGGCCGCCGGCAAGGCCGCCGTCTGGCAGTGGGACGCCCAGGGCAAGCAGAGCGTGGACCCCGAGGTCACCGCGCTCTGGGAGTTCGGCGACAAGCCGCTGACCGGCGACGAGGTCAAGAACCGGGCCCTGGAGGCACTGGCCCAGGAGATCCGGATCATGCTCGACGAGGGTGTGGTGGCCGAGGCGCAGGACATCGACCTGTGCATGATCCTCGGCGCGGGCTGGCCGTTCTGGCTGGGCGGCATCACCCCGTACCTGGACCGGACCGGCATCTCGGAGAAGGTCACCGGCAAGCGGTTCCTTGCCCCCGGCGTGGCCAGCGTGCCCACCGCCTGA
- a CDS encoding CehA/McbA family metallohydrolase has translation MGQVGRRGFLRGVGAAAVGAPLLGAGTANAGIDLDVDLDLDLDLDLGLPRLPSPHRWLVGDHHIHTQYSNDAMYTVDQVVAGARRHGADWLVFSDHGHVAHEANSVEPAHADIVAARRRHPGLLLWQGLEWNMPAAEHATVFLPPSRDEAALLREFERTFDSRLTNTGASTPANEAKALEALRWLEKRGGLVVVNHPSRNGRIAPAELRNWHDAAPNVVIGMEGAPGAQCDGHPKPGGSGGHRGGYGNSPGADSWPGFPPETYRTFGGFDWVTATLGGLWDSLLAEGRSWWITSNSDSHFNFRDTIIRQPEPGDLYDRVGKHLDPLPGGPAQTQPPYCDFYPGEFSRTVVGATERSYRGVMDGLRAGRTFVTHGGLAQQLEVHAFANDRLSWPVGLGGRLRVRRGTDITVVVLARLAARPHTGGEVPKLARLDLIRGTITGRSTNRQSVHAPETTVARSYEPRFRPGQVVAFKHTFRDVRDSFYVRVRGTDGNRHTPGGLEPIQDIPGAANPWQDLWCYTNPLFVEVR, from the coding sequence ATGGGTCAGGTGGGTCGCCGCGGGTTCCTGCGCGGTGTGGGTGCGGCCGCGGTGGGTGCGCCGCTGCTGGGCGCGGGCACGGCGAACGCGGGGATCGACCTGGACGTCGACCTCGATCTGGATCTTGATCTGGACCTCGGGCTGCCCCGGCTGCCCAGCCCGCACCGCTGGCTGGTGGGTGATCACCACATCCACACCCAGTACTCCAACGACGCGATGTACACCGTGGACCAGGTGGTCGCGGGCGCGCGGCGGCACGGCGCGGATTGGCTGGTCTTCTCCGACCACGGCCACGTCGCACACGAGGCGAACTCGGTGGAGCCCGCGCACGCCGACATCGTGGCCGCCCGCCGCAGGCACCCCGGCCTGCTGCTGTGGCAGGGCCTGGAGTGGAACATGCCGGCGGCCGAGCACGCCACGGTGTTCCTGCCGCCCAGCCGGGACGAGGCCGCGTTGCTGCGCGAGTTCGAGCGCACCTTCGACTCCCGCCTGACCAACACCGGCGCGAGCACCCCCGCCAACGAGGCCAAGGCCCTGGAAGCCTTGCGCTGGCTGGAAAAACGCGGCGGCCTGGTCGTGGTCAACCACCCGTCCCGCAACGGCCGGATCGCCCCCGCCGAACTCCGCAACTGGCACGACGCCGCCCCCAACGTGGTGATCGGCATGGAGGGCGCGCCCGGCGCCCAGTGCGACGGCCACCCCAAGCCCGGCGGCAGCGGCGGCCACCGCGGCGGCTACGGCAACTCCCCCGGCGCCGACTCCTGGCCCGGTTTCCCGCCCGAGACCTACCGCACCTTCGGCGGCTTCGACTGGGTGACGGCCACCCTGGGCGGCCTGTGGGACTCGCTGCTGGCCGAGGGCCGGAGCTGGTGGATCACCAGCAACTCCGACAGCCACTTCAACTTCCGCGACACCATCATCCGCCAGCCCGAACCCGGCGACCTGTACGACCGCGTCGGCAAACACCTGGACCCCCTCCCCGGCGGCCCGGCCCAGACCCAGCCGCCGTACTGCGACTTCTACCCCGGCGAGTTCAGCCGCACCGTGGTCGGCGCCACCGAACGCAGCTACCGGGGCGTCATGGACGGCCTGCGCGCAGGCCGGACCTTCGTCACCCACGGCGGCCTGGCCCAGCAACTCGAAGTACACGCCTTCGCCAACGACCGCCTCTCCTGGCCGGTCGGCCTGGGCGGCCGCCTGCGCGTCCGCCGCGGCACCGACATCACCGTCGTGGTCCTGGCCCGCCTGGCCGCCCGCCCGCACACCGGCGGCGAGGTGCCGAAGCTGGCCCGCCTGGACCTGATCCGCGGCACGATCACCGGCAGGTCGACGAACCGCCAGTCCGTGCACGCCCCGGAGACCACAGTGGCCCGCTCCTACGAACCGCGGTTCCGCCCCGGCCAGGTGGTCGCCTTCAAACACACCTTCCGCGACGTCCGCGACTCCTTCTACGTCCGAGTCCGCGGCACCGACGGCAACCGCCACACCCCCGGCGGCCTAGAACCCATCCAGGACATCCCCGGCGCCGCAAACCCCTGGCAAGACCTGTGGTGCTACACCAACCCCCTATTCGTCGAAGTCCGCTAA
- a CDS encoding dipeptidase yields MPTSGSLGRSQELLRRVPLVDGHNDLPWAIRDKTGGDLTAIELTVEQPGLHTDLVRLRHGGVGAQFWSVYVPCRFLEHRAVTAVLEQIELVHELVERYPEQLRLARSAAEVQSAFADGRIASLLGAEGGHCIGESLGALRALFRLGVRYMTLTHNDNTPWADSATDRPVAGGLTDFGREVVREMNRLGMLVDLSHVAPSTMRHALETSVAPVIFSHSSCKAVTDHPRNVPDDVLRELAAKGGVCMITFVPAFVSADPVRRARRADVVAHLEHAREVAGIDHIGLGGDYDGTGELPDGLEDVSRYPELFADLMDRGWSEQDLTKLAGGNVLRVLEQAEKVAAELRRPG; encoded by the coding sequence ATGCCGACCAGCGGGTCGTTAGGCCGTTCGCAGGAGCTTCTCCGGCGGGTTCCGCTCGTCGACGGGCACAACGATCTGCCGTGGGCGATCCGGGACAAAACGGGCGGGGACCTCACCGCGATCGAGCTGACCGTCGAGCAACCCGGTCTGCACACCGACCTCGTCCGGCTGCGCCACGGTGGCGTGGGCGCTCAGTTCTGGTCGGTCTACGTGCCGTGCCGCTTCCTCGAGCATCGCGCCGTGACGGCGGTGCTGGAACAGATCGAGCTGGTTCACGAGCTGGTCGAACGGTACCCCGAACAGCTCCGGCTCGCTCGGTCCGCGGCCGAGGTGCAGTCCGCCTTCGCCGACGGCCGGATCGCCTCGCTGCTCGGCGCCGAGGGCGGGCACTGCATCGGGGAGTCCCTCGGGGCGCTGCGCGCGCTGTTTCGCCTGGGTGTGCGCTATATGACGCTCACCCACAACGACAACACGCCGTGGGCGGACTCGGCCACCGACCGGCCGGTCGCGGGCGGTTTGACCGATTTCGGCCGCGAGGTCGTGCGTGAGATGAACCGCCTCGGCATGCTGGTCGACCTCTCCCACGTCGCGCCCAGCACCATGCGGCACGCGCTGGAGACCAGTGTCGCGCCGGTGATCTTCAGCCACTCCTCGTGCAAGGCGGTCACCGACCACCCGCGCAACGTGCCCGACGACGTGCTGCGCGAGCTGGCCGCCAAGGGCGGCGTGTGCATGATCACGTTCGTGCCCGCGTTCGTCTCGGCCGACCCGGTGCGCCGGGCCAGGCGGGCCGACGTGGTGGCTCACCTGGAACACGCGCGCGAGGTCGCGGGCATCGACCACATCGGATTGGGCGGCGACTACGACGGGACCGGCGAACTCCCGGACGGACTGGAGGATGTCTCCAGGTATCCGGAGTTGTTCGCCGACCTGATGGACCGTGGCTGGTCCGAGCAGGACCTCACCAAGCTGGCGGGCGGCAACGTGCTGCGGGTGCTGGAGCAGGCGGAGAAGGTCGCCGCCGAACTCCGCAGGCCCGGCTGA
- a CDS encoding response regulator: MAAVGLGQAVRTTPAGTLPANMVPHPREELFSVLVVDDHPLLREAIAARLMQMGAGTVHEAASVAEARARALATGPCDLAILDLGLPDGSGIDLVTELRAQGWPRIVVLASSDDPYAVRAAFQAGAQAYLLKSASPMVVTDGVRRVLEGGVYADPSVAPVLAAGTRVPGTDNTPRELSAREVEVLQLVADGRSNKEIGEALNLSALTVKSHLSRIGRKLGTGDRAQMVALAMRAGVIR; encoded by the coding sequence GTGGCTGCCGTCGGCTTAGGACAGGCCGTTCGAACCACGCCAGCCGGCACTTTGCCGGCGAACATGGTCCCGCACCCGCGGGAAGAGCTGTTTTCGGTGCTGGTGGTCGATGACCACCCATTGCTGAGGGAGGCCATTGCGGCTCGACTGATGCAGATGGGAGCCGGCACGGTGCACGAGGCCGCATCGGTGGCCGAGGCGAGGGCGCGTGCCCTGGCCACGGGGCCATGCGATCTCGCGATACTGGATCTCGGGCTTCCGGATGGGAGCGGCATTGACCTGGTCACGGAACTTCGTGCCCAGGGCTGGCCACGAATCGTGGTCCTGGCATCCTCCGATGACCCGTACGCGGTGCGTGCGGCCTTCCAGGCAGGCGCTCAGGCCTACCTGCTGAAGTCCGCCTCGCCGATGGTGGTCACCGACGGGGTGCGCAGGGTCCTCGAGGGTGGCGTCTATGCCGATCCCAGCGTGGCTCCGGTGCTTGCTGCCGGAACCAGGGTGCCCGGTACGGACAACACGCCGAGGGAACTCTCCGCGCGAGAGGTCGAAGTGCTGCAGCTGGTAGCCGACGGCCGCTCGAACAAGGAGATCGGCGAAGCACTGAACCTGTCCGCGCTCACGGTGAAGTCTCACCTGTCGCGGATAGGGCGCAAGCTGGGAACCGGGGACCGGGCTCAGATGGTAGCGCTGGCCATGCGTGCCGGCGTTATCCGCTGA
- a CDS encoding HAMP domain-containing sensor histidine kinase: MRVRLTLLATSLVAAVSLLLLWLGWMLVGGVVDQYPTFPPNAKIRVLGQDLPPSQVHEILKENAREVVLNSGAIAFVCMVLATAILAWALTGRVLRPLHEVTHTAHRLSVESMDERIALRGPRDEVAELADTFDAMLDRLQAAFESQRRFVANASHELRTPLAVVRTELDVTLADPDADVAELRRMAGVVRTATLRAEHLVEALLLLARTDAVGVSVREPVDLSAVVHSAWSAARAAAEERGLHIEFDTPAVQAVGDPVLLERLAGNLLENAVRHNVDGGWIKVHTAADPKRATLRVTSSGGRISLERVAELFEPFRRGGAERTAHRGAGLGLSIVRSVVQAHGGEVAADPVPGGGLDVTVTLPIAP; the protein is encoded by the coding sequence CTGCGGGTGCGGCTGACCCTGCTGGCGACCTCCCTGGTGGCGGCCGTCAGTCTGCTGCTGCTCTGGCTGGGCTGGATGCTCGTCGGCGGGGTGGTCGACCAGTACCCGACCTTCCCGCCGAATGCCAAGATCCGGGTACTCGGCCAGGACCTGCCGCCGTCCCAGGTGCACGAGATCCTCAAGGAGAACGCCCGCGAGGTCGTGCTCAACTCCGGCGCGATCGCCTTCGTCTGCATGGTGCTGGCCACCGCGATCCTGGCCTGGGCGCTGACCGGCCGGGTGCTGCGCCCCCTGCACGAGGTCACCCACACCGCGCACCGGCTGTCGGTGGAGTCCATGGACGAGCGCATCGCGCTGCGCGGCCCCCGCGACGAGGTGGCCGAACTCGCCGACACCTTCGACGCCATGCTGGACCGCCTGCAGGCGGCCTTCGAGTCCCAGCGCCGCTTCGTGGCCAACGCCAGCCACGAACTCCGCACCCCACTGGCCGTGGTCCGCACCGAACTCGACGTCACCCTGGCCGACCCGGACGCCGACGTCGCCGAACTACGCCGGATGGCAGGCGTGGTCCGCACCGCCACCCTGCGCGCCGAACACCTGGTCGAAGCCCTGCTCCTGCTCGCCCGCACGGACGCCGTCGGCGTCTCCGTCCGCGAACCCGTTGACCTGTCGGCGGTCGTGCACAGCGCCTGGTCGGCGGCTCGGGCCGCTGCCGAGGAACGTGGTCTGCACATCGAGTTCGACACGCCGGCCGTGCAGGCTGTGGGGGATCCGGTGTTGCTGGAGCGGCTGGCGGGGAATCTGCTGGAGAACGCGGTGCGGCACAACGTGGACGGCGGGTGGATCAAGGTCCACACGGCGGCTGACCCGAAGCGGGCGACGTTGCGGGTGACTTCCTCGGGTGGGCGGATCTCGTTGGAGCGGGTGGCGGAGTTGTTCGAGCCGTTCCGGCGGGGCGGGGCGGAGCGGACCGCGCACCGGGGGGCTGGGTTGGGGTTGTCGATCGTGCGGTCGGTGGTGCAGGCGCATGGGGGTGAGGTGGCGGCTGATCCGGTGCCGGGCGGGGGGCTGGACGTCACCGTGACCCTGCCGATCGCGCCGTGA
- a CDS encoding AraC family transcriptional regulator, producing MDALADLLQGVRARGALFSRSIMSPPWGLEFRNPARLTLCTLLSGEAWIVPEHGEPRLLRAGDVALVRGPQVYKVADRPDTPAGVIVLDAERCVRPDGTDLCEQLCLGPRTFGEAPTGPAVLISAAYQVHGDISERLLSALPPLLVLPDDQGPCALLRILELEIDSEEPGQQLVLDRLLDLLLVLSMRCWFNMPEANPPAWYLALSDPVAGAALRALHADPARTWTVAALAAEVGVSRATLARRFTELVGEPPLTYLTGWRMALAADLLRDPDETVARVARRVGYADGFAFSSAFKRTRGVSPSVHRAAG from the coding sequence ATGGACGCGTTGGCTGACCTGTTGCAGGGCGTGCGGGCGCGGGGTGCGCTGTTCAGCCGGTCGATCATGAGTCCGCCGTGGGGGCTGGAGTTCCGCAACCCGGCCCGGCTGACCCTGTGCACCCTGCTCAGCGGCGAGGCGTGGATCGTGCCGGAGCACGGCGAGCCGCGGCTGCTGCGGGCCGGGGACGTGGCGCTGGTGCGCGGCCCGCAGGTGTACAAGGTCGCCGACCGCCCGGACACCCCGGCCGGGGTGATCGTGCTGGACGCGGAACGCTGCGTGCGCCCGGACGGCACCGACCTCTGCGAGCAGCTGTGCCTGGGCCCGCGCACCTTCGGCGAGGCGCCGACCGGTCCGGCGGTGCTGATCAGCGCGGCCTACCAGGTGCACGGCGACATCAGCGAGCGGCTGCTCAGCGCGTTGCCGCCACTGCTGGTGCTGCCCGATGACCAAGGTCCGTGCGCGCTGCTGCGCATCCTGGAACTGGAGATCGACAGCGAGGAGCCCGGCCAGCAACTGGTGCTGGACCGGCTGCTGGACCTGCTGCTGGTGCTGTCCATGCGCTGCTGGTTCAACATGCCCGAGGCCAACCCGCCTGCCTGGTACCTGGCGCTGAGCGATCCGGTGGCCGGGGCCGCGCTGCGCGCGCTGCACGCCGATCCGGCCAGGACCTGGACGGTGGCGGCGCTGGCCGCGGAGGTCGGGGTGTCCAGGGCGACGCTGGCCCGCCGGTTCACCGAACTGGTCGGCGAGCCGCCGCTGACCTACCTGACCGGCTGGCGGATGGCGCTGGCCGCGGACCTGCTGCGCGATCCGGACGAGACGGTGGCCAGGGTGGCCAGGCGGGTCGGCTACGCGGACGGGTTCGCCTTCAGCTCGGCGTTCAAGCGGACCCGTGGGGTCAGTCCGTCCGTGCACCGGGCCGCCGGTTAA
- a CDS encoding thiolase family protein, whose protein sequence is MVAPAPAKPGSASARAVRDVVFVDGVRTPFGKAGAKGIYAETRADDLVVKVIRELLRRHPELPPERVDEVAIAATTQIGDQGLTIGRTAALLAGLPKSVPGYAVDRMCAGAMTAVTTVAGGIAFGAYDIAIAGGVEHMGRHPMGEGVDPNPRFLADRLVDTSALVMGQTAENLHDRFPHLTKARTDAFAATSQARYDAAVKAGKIGPEFVTVATRSTEHGWGLASADEPPRPGTTVEDLGKLKTPFRPHGRITAGNAAGLNDGATGCILAEEETARELGLPIGMRLVAYSFAGVEPEVMGVGPVPATEKALKIAGLSIEDIGLFEVNEAFAVQVLAFLDHFGIADDDPRVNQWGGAIATGHPLASSGVRLMTQLSRQFAERPDVRYGITTMCIGIGMGGTVIWENPLWNGESK, encoded by the coding sequence GTGGTCGCACCTGCGCCGGCGAAACCCGGCAGCGCCAGCGCGCGCGCCGTTCGGGACGTGGTCTTCGTCGACGGCGTTCGCACGCCGTTCGGCAAGGCCGGTGCCAAGGGCATCTACGCGGAGACCCGCGCCGACGATCTCGTCGTCAAGGTCATCCGGGAACTGTTGCGCCGCCATCCCGAACTGCCGCCGGAGCGGGTCGACGAGGTCGCCATCGCCGCGACCACGCAGATCGGCGACCAGGGGCTGACCATCGGGCGGACCGCCGCGTTGCTGGCCGGGCTGCCGAAGTCGGTGCCCGGGTACGCCGTGGACCGGATGTGCGCGGGTGCGATGACCGCGGTGACCACGGTCGCCGGTGGCATCGCCTTCGGCGCCTACGACATCGCCATCGCCGGCGGCGTCGAACACATGGGCCGCCACCCCATGGGTGAGGGCGTTGACCCGAACCCGCGATTCCTGGCCGATCGGCTGGTCGACACCTCGGCGCTGGTCATGGGGCAGACCGCGGAGAACCTGCACGACCGGTTCCCGCACCTGACCAAGGCGCGCACCGACGCCTTCGCGGCGACCTCGCAGGCCAGGTACGACGCGGCGGTCAAGGCCGGCAAGATCGGGCCCGAGTTCGTCACCGTCGCCACCCGCTCCACCGAGCACGGCTGGGGCCTGGCCTCCGCCGACGAGCCGCCGCGCCCCGGCACCACGGTCGAGGACCTCGGCAAGCTGAAGACCCCGTTCCGCCCGCACGGCCGGATCACCGCGGGCAACGCGGCCGGTCTCAACGACGGCGCCACCGGCTGCATCCTGGCCGAGGAGGAGACCGCGCGCGAGCTGGGCCTGCCCATCGGCATGCGGCTGGTCGCCTACTCCTTCGCCGGGGTCGAGCCCGAGGTCATGGGCGTCGGACCGGTGCCTGCCACCGAGAAGGCACTCAAGATCGCCGGGCTGTCCATCGAGGACATCGGCCTGTTCGAGGTCAACGAGGCGTTCGCGGTGCAGGTGCTGGCCTTCCTGGACCACTTCGGCATCGCCGACGACGACCCTCGGGTCAACCAGTGGGGCGGCGCGATCGCCACCGGTCACCCGCTGGCCTCCTCCGGCGTGCGGCTGATGACCCAGCTGTCCCGCCAGTTCGCCGAGCGCCCCGACGTGCGCTACGGCATCACCACCATGTGCATCGGCATCGGCATGGGTGGCACCGTGATCTGGGAGAACCCGCTGTGGAACGGGGAAAGCAAGTGA